In the genome of Bacteroidales bacterium, one region contains:
- a CDS encoding HEAT repeat domain-containing protein: MNSEGKINKLVKALEDEDGRIRNNAAASLGKIGKPAFEPLVRLLENENENKNENFKNHQK, from the coding sequence ATGAACAGCGAAGGAAAAATCAACAAATTAGTCAAAGCGCTGGAGGATGAAGATGGACGGATCAGGAATAATGCAGCAGCATCTCTGGGAAAAATAGGAAAGCCGGCATTTGAGCCTTTAGTAAGATTGCTTGAAAATGAAAATGAAAATAAAAATGAAAATTTCAAAAACCATCAGAAATAA
- a CDS encoding ADP-ribosylglycohydrolase family protein: MKISKTIRNKIKGLIFGQAIGDALGLGTEFLSRSEVQQYYPQGISEYEQIVQDKHRARWNKGDWTDDTDQFMCILNSIIKCQEIDLLDIARQFYEWFKSTPMGIGTMD; encoded by the coding sequence ATGAAAATTTCAAAAACCATCAGAAATAAAATTAAGGGGTTGATCTTTGGACAGGCAATAGGTGATGCCTTAGGATTAGGAACTGAGTTCCTAAGCAGAAGTGAAGTTCAACAGTATTATCCCCAAGGCATTTCAGAATATGAACAGATCGTTCAGGATAAACATCGGGCTAGATGGAATAAGGGGGATTGGACTGACGATACCGACCAGTTTATGTGTATTTTAAATAGCATCATAAAGTGCCAGGAAATTGATCTATTAGATATTGCCAGGCAATTTTATGAATGGTTTAAAAGCACACCGATGGGAATAGG